Proteins encoded by one window of Aphidius gifuensis isolate YNYX2018 linkage group LG2, ASM1490517v1, whole genome shotgun sequence:
- the LOC122850537 gene encoding A disintegrin and metalloproteinase with thrombospondin motifs 18-like: protein MKTINGGWSDYGSFSKCSRTCGGGIKSRHRYCNNPTPMYGGQYCLGKKIDYQICALKKCPQETQDFRDSQCADYKNPKDQDFSVSWKSYENTVNPCLLYCMKNDRYFPLHRNVLDGTPCRGENSHMCVNGICKKYGCDYKFDSVAELDICGVCNGNNSTCHQILL, encoded by the exons ATGAAAACCATCAATGGTGGATGGAGTGATTACGGGAGTTTTAGTAAATGTTCACGGACTTGTGGTGGTGGAATTAAATCAAGACATCGATATTGTAATAATCCAACACCTATGTACGGTGGTCAATACtgtttgggaaaaaaaatagattatcaAATTTGTGCTTTAAAGAAATGCCCTCAAGAAACACAAGATTTtag agATAGTCAGTGTGCTGATTATAAAAATCCAAAAGATCAAGATTTCAGTGTTAGCTGGAAATCttatgaaa atACTGTTAATCCGTGTTTGTTGTATTGTATGAAGAACGATAGATATTTTCCATTACATCGTAATGTTCTTGATGGCACTCCATGCAGAGGCGAAAATTCTCATATGTGTGTTAATGgaatatgcaaaaaatatGGATGTGATTATAAATTCGACTCAGTTGCTGAACTGGATATTTGTGGTGTTTGTAATGGAAATAATTCTACTTGCCATCAAATTTTActttaa